In one window of Nakamurella alba DNA:
- a CDS encoding VOC family protein: MRDATDTSPGLTTRMFSNPQVILFTDDVERAVAFYCGLGFREVFRVPAEGRPIHADLEMDGYRIGFATLDSSRRDHGLTPATAGQRSTLTVWTADTRAAYADLVASGVPAHREPEVWLGRLLIAWVLDPDGNPVQLAQELSPGATSSGP, encoded by the coding sequence ATGCGCGACGCCACGGACACCAGCCCCGGCCTGACGACCCGCATGTTCTCGAACCCGCAGGTGATCCTGTTCACCGACGACGTCGAGCGGGCGGTGGCGTTCTACTGCGGGCTCGGCTTCCGTGAGGTGTTCCGGGTACCGGCCGAGGGTCGGCCGATCCACGCAGATCTGGAGATGGACGGCTACCGCATCGGATTCGCCACCCTCGATTCCTCGCGCCGGGACCACGGTCTCACGCCGGCCACCGCCGGTCAGCGCTCGACTCTGACGGTGTGGACCGCTGACACCCGAGCTGCCTACGCCGACCTCGTCGCGTCCGGGGTGCCAGCTCACCGCGAGCCGGAGGTCTGGCTCGGACGTCTGCTGATCGCGTGGGTGCTCGACCCCGACGGCAACCCGGTGCAGCTCGCCCAGGAGCT